A single region of the Massilia sp. erpn genome encodes:
- a CDS encoding DUF882 domain-containing protein, producing the protein MTSLITPPGVTDILLPGRRRFLQALAGAAAAAIAPAFAQSTDFWSLPRELWLYRPATGEQVRAVYWADGRLVLDGYVQICRLLRDVQAGAVVQFDLVTLDIARGVYGWLRANGIDKPLIINSGFRAIHTNAHEGGVRNSFHTKAQALDLRIDGVSSAAVGRFGQYLCGGGVGFYPGKNFTHLDRGRVRTWVG; encoded by the coding sequence ATGACTTCCCTGATCACGCCGCCTGGCGTAACGGACATCCTGCTTCCCGGCCGCCGCCGGTTCCTGCAAGCCCTGGCCGGCGCCGCCGCTGCCGCGATCGCGCCGGCGTTTGCCCAGTCCACGGACTTCTGGTCTTTGCCGCGCGAATTGTGGCTATACCGCCCGGCGACAGGCGAGCAAGTACGCGCCGTGTACTGGGCGGATGGCCGGCTGGTGCTGGACGGCTATGTCCAGATCTGCCGGCTGCTGCGCGATGTGCAGGCTGGCGCTGTCGTACAATTCGACCTGGTCACACTCGACATCGCGCGCGGCGTATACGGCTGGCTGCGTGCCAACGGCATCGACAAGCCCCTCATCATCAACAGCGGATTCCGCGCCATTCACACCAACGCGCATGAAGGTGGGGTACGCAACAGCTTTCATACCAAAGCACAGGCGCTGGACCTGCGCATCGACGGTGTCAGCTCGGCGGCGGTGGGGCGTTTTGGCCAGTACCTGTGCGGCGGTGGCGTGGGTTTCTATCCGGGGAAGAATTTCACGCACCTGGACCGTGGACGCGTGAGGACGTGGGTGGGGTAG
- the rnc gene encoding ribonuclease III, translating into MSSSSIDALQAKLGHHFTDARLLLRALTHKSFDPRQSNERLEFLGDSIVNYCVADMLHRRYEALSEGEMSRIRAGLVCHESLVKIAVNIGLARLLRVSETFRGGRSRESILSDALEALFAAVQLDAGHEKAKQLVEVHILALLESGQVELSKDPKTSLQEFLQARAIPVPAYELLTKGEPGKRPFAVTCSIPRLNIQSTGTGGNRKQAEKDAAAKAMALCPR; encoded by the coding sequence ATGTCTAGTTCGTCAATAGACGCATTGCAAGCCAAATTAGGGCACCATTTCACGGATGCACGACTTCTCCTTCGTGCGCTGACACACAAGAGTTTCGACCCGCGGCAATCGAATGAACGGCTCGAGTTCCTGGGCGACTCGATCGTCAACTACTGTGTTGCCGACATGCTCCACCGGCGTTACGAGGCCCTGTCCGAAGGCGAGATGTCCCGCATCCGCGCGGGACTGGTTTGCCACGAATCCCTGGTCAAGATCGCGGTCAACATTGGCCTCGCGCGCTTGCTGCGCGTGTCGGAAACCTTCCGCGGCGGCCGGTCACGGGAATCCATCCTTTCGGATGCGCTGGAAGCGCTGTTCGCGGCGGTGCAGCTGGACGCTGGGCACGAGAAGGCGAAGCAGCTGGTCGAGGTGCACATCTTGGCACTGCTTGAAAGCGGCCAGGTTGAACTAAGCAAGGACCCGAAGACCTCGCTCCAGGAATTCCTGCAGGCCAGGGCAATTCCAGTACCGGCCTACGAATTGCTCACCAAGGGCGAACCCGGCAAGCGACCGTTCGCCGTCACCTGTTCGATCCCGCGCCTGAACATACAGAGTACCGGCACCGGGGGCAACCGCAAGCAGGCGGAAAAGGATGCTGCCGCCAAAGCCATGGCGCTATGCCCGCGATGA
- a CDS encoding EAL domain-containing protein, with protein MTRTLSGNPHFFVSSMPEVRQVQRFERQPIMSLRGGEVVGHELLYRGKFPGTWAQIDASLLRHLQVARSHPLLFINLSNQGLLDAAVDDLVRASERNAVIFELSESVAEYALRERIAEKVNTLMERGVRVAIDDFGAGRDSLERLYELGPTTAVKIDGVFLQTCARRADAAKTLQYLIGQWREAGVLSIAEGVENAALYEFAQLLGCDMVQGWYVDALVNQAGLKTGVFSRA; from the coding sequence ATGACAAGAACATTGAGCGGGAACCCGCATTTCTTCGTATCCTCGATGCCCGAAGTACGGCAGGTGCAGCGGTTTGAGCGGCAGCCGATCATGTCGCTGCGGGGGGGCGAGGTCGTCGGGCACGAATTGCTGTACCGTGGTAAGTTTCCCGGCACGTGGGCGCAAATCGACGCGTCCCTGCTACGCCACCTGCAGGTCGCGCGCTCCCATCCCCTCCTGTTCATCAATCTGTCGAACCAGGGATTGCTCGACGCTGCCGTCGACGACCTGGTGCGGGCATCCGAGCGCAATGCGGTGATCTTCGAACTGAGCGAATCGGTTGCCGAGTATGCCCTGCGCGAGCGCATCGCTGAAAAGGTGAATACGTTGATGGAGCGCGGGGTGCGCGTGGCCATCGATGATTTCGGCGCCGGCCGTGATTCGCTTGAGCGCCTCTATGAACTCGGGCCGACGACCGCAGTCAAGATCGACGGGGTGTTCCTGCAGACCTGCGCGCGCCGCGCCGATGCCGCCAAGACCTTGCAGTATTTGATCGGGCAATGGCGCGAGGCCGGTGTCCTTTCAATCGCTGAAGGCGTCGAGAACGCTGCCCTGTACGAGTTTGCGCAGTTGCTGGGCTGCGATATGGTCCAGGGTTGGTATGTTGATGCGCTGGTGAACCAGGCCGGGCTGAAAACGGGTGTTTTTTCCCGTGCTTAA
- a CDS encoding lytic transglycosylase domain-containing protein, whose protein sequence is MKLSCFSIGPLMTALRRRALSICLALAAGAAPAYAQADCFDEAAQFHQVNPWILRAIAARESRFNPATVSRNSNGTVDIGMTGTNSVHLPELARYGISQGDLLDGCKASYVAAWRLAKQVRKYGNTWEAVGAYHSETPKYRDRYASLIRQIIEFWAAQGLMR, encoded by the coding sequence ATGAAGCTGTCATGTTTTAGCATCGGGCCGCTGATGACTGCGCTACGCCGGCGTGCCCTGAGCATCTGTCTGGCGCTTGCCGCGGGCGCTGCGCCAGCCTATGCGCAGGCCGACTGCTTTGACGAGGCTGCGCAGTTTCACCAGGTGAATCCCTGGATATTGCGTGCGATCGCGGCGCGGGAATCGCGCTTCAATCCGGCCACAGTGTCGCGCAATTCGAACGGCACGGTCGACATAGGAATGACCGGCACCAACAGCGTTCATCTGCCGGAGCTGGCGCGTTATGGGATCAGCCAGGGCGATTTGCTCGACGGTTGCAAAGCGAGCTATGTGGCGGCCTGGCGCCTGGCGAAGCAGGTGAGGAAATACGGGAATACCTGGGAGGCGGTCGGGGCCTACCACAGCGAAACGCCCAAGTACCGTGACCGGTATGCATCGCTGATCCGGCAGATCATTGAGTTCTGGGCGGCGCAAGGCTTGATGCGCTAG
- a CDS encoding DsbC family protein gives MERTTMIKAAVRATLFAAGLAQAGPIENEIIRNVGPLLNNMPIEKVIPSDRAGLYEVLTPRGLVYTDRTGSFVLFNGVMIDSKTKVNLTERRMDALIKVDFADFPLKDAVKTVKGDGSRLMVTFEDPNCGYCKKLMGEFNKLDNVTIYTFLIPILSPDSATKAKAIWCAPDPAKAWTDFMGKNTPLPSQVAASCETPLDRNLALSRKLHIMGTPAIFFKNAPKEKGFATADQIEAKLK, from the coding sequence ATGGAGCGCACTACGATGATCAAGGCAGCTGTACGCGCAACGCTGTTTGCGGCCGGCCTGGCGCAGGCCGGCCCGATCGAGAACGAGATTATCCGCAACGTCGGTCCCTTACTGAACAATATGCCGATCGAGAAGGTCATCCCCAGCGATCGCGCGGGCTTGTACGAAGTCTTGACCCCACGCGGACTCGTGTATACGGACAGGACTGGCAGCTTTGTGCTTTTCAACGGTGTCATGATCGACAGTAAAACCAAGGTCAATCTCACCGAACGCCGAATGGACGCGTTGATCAAAGTCGATTTCGCCGACTTCCCGCTCAAGGACGCCGTCAAAACCGTCAAGGGCGACGGTTCGCGCCTGATGGTCACGTTTGAAGATCCAAACTGCGGTTACTGCAAGAAGCTCATGGGCGAGTTCAACAAGCTCGATAATGTCACCATCTACACCTTCCTGATCCCGATCCTTTCGCCGGATTCCGCGACCAAGGCCAAAGCGATCTGGTGCGCGCCCGATCCAGCCAAGGCCTGGACGGATTTCATGGGTAAGAACACGCCGCTTCCATCACAAGTGGCAGCCAGCTGCGAAACGCCGCTCGATCGCAACCTGGCGTTGTCGCGCAAGCTGCATATCATGGGCACGCCCGCGATATTCTTCAAGAATGCACCCAAGGAAAAGGGCTTCGCTACTGCGGACCAGATCGAGGCGAAATTGAAGTAA
- a CDS encoding type II secretion system protein gives MSRNRLNSSRPLPKMSRARQRGYLLMELGLVLVISTILLAGTFSKIIDAVDQLNAESTGDYLKEFQGGLNRYIEDNVQALKNGDAVTGFTVPLQPTLTQLKTTGNYLDASFGNTSALGLSFVVQLNKQGSCPGGTDCVITGTIYSTSGYKDLSGQARIDVLAKAFSGLGPDGAMSYADAPAQLRFQGGQTLANPAGNIAGVLAIRVGNGSGLTGLLNPYYRLDGSKKLNGAMDANNNDIKNVGSLQATNVNVNAALGMLGAGAAPGAACGADPIVRKTASGNAMVICSGGIWQLIGSVVTGIGEGVACSSPGQLGSNATGVSFVCNGAVWSSVNTSAALNGACAPDGRLATTVTKEQLVCKNGSYVKLMNLLNKSVEVSRQLVTDGTTVNKPACDAGGTAAYSFQLTQTVVDVSVTPPRQAMYVAATDVGPSWTIKIKVKDNTGAEVSANTYSVSAVMKVECAY, from the coding sequence ATGTCGAGAAATCGCCTCAACTCTTCACGCCCTTTGCCAAAGATGTCCCGCGCGCGCCAGCGCGGCTATCTCCTCATGGAGCTGGGACTGGTTCTGGTGATTTCCACGATCCTGCTGGCCGGTACATTCAGCAAGATTATCGATGCGGTCGACCAGTTGAACGCCGAATCGACCGGTGACTATCTGAAGGAATTTCAGGGGGGGCTGAACCGGTACATCGAGGATAATGTACAGGCCTTAAAAAACGGCGATGCGGTCACCGGATTCACGGTTCCCTTGCAGCCGACTTTGACGCAGTTGAAAACCACGGGCAATTATCTGGATGCGTCGTTTGGCAATACGTCGGCTTTGGGCCTGTCCTTCGTCGTCCAGCTTAACAAGCAGGGAAGCTGTCCCGGTGGCACCGATTGCGTGATCACTGGCACCATCTACTCGACAAGCGGTTATAAGGATCTCAGCGGCCAGGCACGTATCGACGTGCTTGCCAAGGCGTTCTCCGGCCTTGGGCCGGACGGTGCAATGTCCTATGCGGACGCGCCGGCCCAACTGCGCTTCCAGGGTGGACAGACGTTGGCGAACCCCGCGGGGAATATCGCCGGCGTGCTGGCGATCCGTGTTGGCAATGGTTCGGGCCTGACCGGACTGCTCAACCCCTACTACCGCCTCGATGGCAGCAAGAAGCTGAATGGCGCGATGGATGCCAACAACAATGACATAAAAAACGTTGGCAGCCTGCAGGCCACTAACGTCAACGTCAACGCAGCCCTCGGCATGCTGGGTGCCGGTGCCGCACCTGGTGCTGCCTGTGGCGCTGACCCGATCGTGCGCAAGACGGCAAGCGGAAACGCGATGGTCATCTGTTCCGGCGGGATTTGGCAGCTGATCGGCAGCGTCGTGACCGGCATCGGGGAAGGAGTGGCATGCTCGTCACCTGGCCAGCTCGGCAGCAATGCGACCGGCGTCTCCTTCGTGTGTAATGGCGCAGTCTGGAGTTCCGTGAACACCAGCGCGGCGCTCAACGGCGCCTGCGCACCGGATGGACGGTTGGCCACGACGGTCACAAAAGAGCAGCTTGTTTGCAAGAACGGCAGCTACGTCAAGCTGATGAACCTGCTCAACAAGAGTGTGGAAGTGTCGCGCCAGCTGGTTACGGATGGAACGACCGTCAACAAACCGGCCTGCGATGCCGGCGGCACTGCAGCCTACTCTTTCCAGCTGACGCAAACCGTCGTCGATGTCTCGGTTACGCCGCCGCGCCAGGCAATGTATGTCGCCGCCACCGATGTGGGCCCAAGCTGGACGATCAAGATCAAGGTGAAGGACAACACCGGCGCCGAGGTTTCCGCGAACACATATTCGGTCTCGGCTGTTATGAAGGTGGAATGCGCGTATTAA
- a CDS encoding type 4 pilus major pilin: protein MKNTLSNTPMSTARRQNPVRRRMKEAGMTMVETSLVLIIALGSVAGAVAYFSSNNTSSQANQLATDISMLIGKVKSAYAGQYANVSNEKLNTGGFFGGYPALTNNAGTVTTAMGGGTLAVSPGKVTADNDSVKYVITHIPDAACQPFVTAMAKAATTMTVGSNTVKAAGGLPDPSKITCAADNNTITFQVQ from the coding sequence ATGAAAAACACTCTCTCCAACACGCCAATGAGCACAGCCCGCCGTCAAAATCCCGTCCGCCGCCGCATGAAGGAAGCCGGCATGACGATGGTCGAAACCAGCCTGGTTCTGATCATTGCCCTTGGTTCTGTCGCTGGCGCTGTGGCCTATTTTTCGAGCAACAACACCAGCTCGCAAGCGAACCAGTTGGCTACGGACATCAGCATGTTGATCGGTAAGGTGAAAAGTGCCTACGCCGGCCAGTACGCCAACGTCTCGAATGAAAAGCTGAACACTGGCGGCTTCTTCGGCGGCTACCCGGCGCTGACCAATAACGCCGGCACCGTCACGACCGCGATGGGCGGTGGCACCCTCGCCGTCTCTCCGGGCAAGGTAACTGCGGATAACGACAGCGTGAAATATGTCATTACGCACATACCGGACGCTGCCTGCCAGCCGTTCGTGACGGCGATGGCGAAGGCCGCGACCACGATGACGGTCGGCTCCAACACAGTGAAAGCTGCTGGCGGCCTGCCTGATCCGTCGAAGATCACCTGCGCTGCCGACAACAACACCATCACCTTCCAGGTCCAGTAA
- a CDS encoding type II secretion system F family protein, producing MKQGLSFTIKNAAYDFRDKRGNLYLDLASVMEASPGESITKILARYAERYKKKSVGILCRHWLDRFAQVGTFTEALRGTIPDEDLAALAASESAGDLRLGLEKLGTNILAMQETRNDIRKLMVSALVMVVIFHAYLLIQSFVVMPKLEKAVLSAQVDFVQLGKVGAILFGGAEFIRGWWWAWLILVGAAVAVVVWALKHYVGKHRRWLDDRFLPFQMARDFNSAAFFATVGMITTVRNNNVVQLHDALVQTKANAYPWLRWQTTKILENLAANPNGKGEIFDTGIANRSMYYRILDISDYSDVPVMLKKIGEIILKTSPQEIKAKAGTVRIVLMGLCLVTMLGVYAGTIALVELFKTAVTMKAMLH from the coding sequence ATGAAGCAGGGCCTTAGCTTTACGATCAAGAACGCGGCATACGATTTCAGGGACAAACGAGGAAATTTATATCTGGACCTGGCGAGCGTGATGGAGGCCAGTCCCGGCGAATCCATTACCAAGATCCTGGCGCGCTACGCCGAGCGCTACAAAAAGAAATCAGTGGGGATTTTGTGCCGCCACTGGCTGGACCGGTTCGCACAGGTCGGCACTTTCACCGAGGCGCTGCGCGGCACCATTCCCGATGAGGATCTGGCGGCGCTGGCCGCATCGGAGTCGGCCGGCGACCTGCGTCTTGGATTGGAAAAATTGGGAACGAACATCCTGGCAATGCAGGAGACGCGGAATGACATCAGAAAACTGATGGTGTCCGCGCTTGTCATGGTCGTCATCTTCCATGCCTACTTGCTGATTCAGTCATTTGTCGTGATGCCCAAGCTGGAAAAAGCCGTTTTATCGGCGCAAGTGGATTTCGTCCAGCTCGGCAAGGTCGGCGCGATCCTGTTTGGCGGCGCTGAATTCATCCGCGGCTGGTGGTGGGCCTGGCTGATTCTGGTGGGCGCCGCGGTCGCAGTCGTGGTCTGGGCGCTGAAGCATTACGTCGGCAAGCACCGGCGCTGGCTGGACGATCGCTTCCTGCCATTCCAGATGGCGCGTGACTTCAACTCGGCAGCGTTCTTCGCAACGGTCGGCATGATCACGACGGTTCGCAACAACAACGTGGTCCAGCTCCACGATGCGCTGGTGCAGACCAAGGCCAACGCTTATCCCTGGTTACGCTGGCAGACGACAAAAATTCTTGAAAACCTGGCCGCCAACCCGAACGGAAAGGGTGAGATTTTTGACACCGGCATTGCCAACCGCTCAATGTATTACCGGATTCTCGATATATCGGATTACTCCGACGTGCCGGTGATGTTGAAGAAAATTGGAGAAATCATTCTCAAAACCTCGCCCCAGGAAATCAAGGCGAAGGCAGGCACGGTAAGGATCGTTCTGATGGGCTTGTGCCTGGTGACGATGCTCGGGGTTTATGCCGGCACGATCGCCCTTGTCGAGTTGTTCAAAACTGCCGTAACCATGAAAGCCATGCTTCATTAA
- a CDS encoding GspE/PulE family protein, producing MSTFSWPKSEPVTPPAAALPFLASAPAALATVTPIKDLGDHPVTVEHPDDLPVFSRKLYDVVMLSLSLKHRVCPIDVSTEEEPKRFALVLLQSELNSDITEALLASLQGKHWTMAQTAYYVASPSVMDELARDGINANRKSGKGSDAKKHDSALWGLFQSAAVFALDNGASDIHIRINRNQPTSQIMFRIDGRLTKPREFTLSTDRLLDMTAYVYNMHGQSGSENIFNENAPQQCQVAATIKGTKLQFRWASNKTARGTKVVMRVIIQDSEQNIRTLAELGYLAPQLAIWSRAISRLGGGILISGVVNSGKSTSLQSVLASLPDWMEIMTVEDPVENLIPNSDQFSVSRSLTSDDEDPFLAAKRQTKRMDPDAVMIAEIRDRESAALFRDIAESGHRAFSTIHAPSATDIISLRLSSSELGIPRDVIATPGFLTLLVYQALVPKLCTCKKAATEAYDDAYLARIERLFQIERSRIKAENEAGCEACLRKDLPELAGTKGRLMVAEMIEPTPRMLLLFRDAKNLELKRYIRSQRRAGFDQPDSTGKSALEVAMYHVAHGLLDPKEVERKFGTFEQYERELADDDGDARCDEHS from the coding sequence ATGTCTACGTTCAGCTGGCCCAAATCCGAACCTGTCACGCCACCGGCAGCCGCACTGCCATTCCTGGCTTCAGCGCCCGCGGCGCTGGCCACGGTAACACCGATTAAGGACTTGGGCGACCACCCGGTCACGGTCGAACATCCAGATGATCTGCCGGTGTTCTCGCGCAAACTCTACGACGTCGTCATGCTGTCCTTGTCGCTGAAGCATCGCGTGTGCCCGATCGACGTCAGCACCGAAGAGGAGCCCAAACGCTTTGCCTTGGTGCTGCTCCAGAGCGAGTTGAATTCCGATATCACCGAAGCGCTGCTGGCTTCCCTGCAGGGCAAGCATTGGACGATGGCGCAAACGGCGTATTACGTCGCCTCGCCCTCGGTCATGGACGAACTGGCCCGCGACGGTATCAATGCCAACCGCAAGAGCGGCAAAGGCAGCGATGCCAAGAAACACGATAGCGCCCTGTGGGGTTTGTTCCAGAGCGCAGCCGTCTTCGCGCTCGACAATGGCGCGTCCGATATCCACATCCGGATCAACCGCAACCAGCCGACTTCCCAGATCATGTTCCGTATCGATGGCAGGCTGACCAAGCCGCGGGAGTTCACCTTGAGCACCGATCGCCTGCTGGACATGACCGCCTATGTGTACAACATGCATGGCCAGTCCGGCAGCGAGAACATCTTTAACGAAAATGCACCACAGCAGTGCCAGGTCGCCGCAACCATCAAGGGCACCAAGCTGCAGTTCCGTTGGGCTTCGAACAAGACGGCGCGGGGCACGAAGGTCGTGATGCGGGTCATTATTCAGGACAGCGAACAAAACATCCGCACCCTGGCCGAGCTGGGCTACCTGGCGCCGCAGCTGGCGATCTGGTCCCGCGCCATTTCGCGCCTGGGCGGCGGCATCCTCATTAGCGGAGTGGTGAACTCGGGTAAGTCGACTTCGCTGCAGTCGGTTCTCGCCTCCTTGCCGGACTGGATGGAGATCATGACGGTTGAAGATCCGGTCGAAAACCTGATTCCCAATTCAGACCAGTTTTCCGTCTCGCGCTCCCTGACCAGCGATGACGAGGACCCCTTCCTCGCGGCCAAGCGGCAAACCAAGCGGATGGACCCGGACGCGGTCATGATCGCGGAGATTCGAGACAGGGAAAGCGCCGCGCTTTTCCGTGATATTGCCGAGTCCGGTCATCGGGCCTTCTCCACGATCCACGCTCCCTCGGCCACCGACATTATTTCGCTGCGTCTTTCCTCCAGCGAACTGGGCATCCCGCGTGATGTGATTGCCACGCCCGGCTTTCTGACCTTGCTTGTATACCAGGCGCTGGTGCCGAAGCTGTGCACTTGCAAAAAGGCGGCGACGGAAGCCTATGACGATGCCTACCTGGCCCGTATCGAGCGCCTGTTCCAGATCGAGCGCAGCCGGATCAAGGCGGAAAACGAGGCCGGGTGCGAGGCATGCCTGCGCAAGGATCTGCCGGAGCTGGCCGGCACCAAGGGGCGGCTTATGGTGGCGGAAATGATTGAGCCGACGCCAAGGATGCTGCTGCTGTTCCGGGATGCGAAGAACCTGGAGTTGAAGCGCTATATCCGCAGTCAACGCCGGGCTGGTTTCGACCAGCCCGATTCGACCGGCAAGAGCGCCTTGGAGGTCGCAATGTACCACGTCGCGCACGGCCTGCTCGATCCGAAAGAAGTCGAACGCAAATTCGGCACCTTTGAGCAGTACGAACGCGAACTCGCCGACGATGATGGCGACGCACGCTGCGACGAACATTCCTGA
- the pilO2 gene encoding type 4b pilus protein PilO2 yields MIFDVNGKRLVFGMQWEALLSDADVHSKARTGKSRYVWTQDKAFYYGVLNVADREEKLRMPLYSGAIVLQHRYPDEQNLMLVLEVPNGTYIACGLHQGRPRSGFDAVVADRAALDALLSSFKELCGAASFNLYGDARIAGIEHVSMADLVGSIDNTAQLRRVKSAFVNPLAAMGAGAVAIAVVAYSVHTYQQYRAAEAQRLALAAQKSSQTLYAEELAARRNDAALPARSVAEILAPIQGMGLTNGGWPLTKASCNVSIEKLLVCTFEYARRQHSAATNKTFVDAAGKSFDSIEFAGDLIKATKQYKSAALLAQGKVIDAAQGQREETIEFGSALQRLAMFGKPKLEEHQPFALPASAVLGELAAPPIGAANWEFVGPLRSVKGLAAFPAYATVSRIVVTFSDKPAYELRQSLAMVTVSGRIFSKPH; encoded by the coding sequence ATGATTTTCGATGTAAATGGCAAGCGCCTCGTCTTCGGCATGCAGTGGGAAGCCTTGCTGTCCGATGCCGACGTACACAGCAAGGCCAGGACAGGCAAGTCGCGCTATGTCTGGACGCAGGACAAGGCCTTCTATTACGGCGTGCTGAACGTAGCGGACCGTGAAGAGAAGCTGCGGATGCCCTTGTATTCGGGGGCCATCGTGCTGCAGCACCGTTACCCGGACGAGCAGAACCTCATGCTCGTACTGGAAGTCCCGAACGGCACTTACATCGCCTGCGGCCTGCACCAGGGCCGGCCGCGTAGCGGCTTCGACGCCGTGGTGGCGGACAGGGCGGCGCTGGATGCGCTGCTCAGTTCGTTCAAGGAACTGTGTGGTGCCGCTTCCTTCAATTTGTATGGTGACGCCCGGATCGCGGGCATCGAGCACGTTTCCATGGCGGACCTGGTCGGGAGCATCGACAACACGGCCCAGCTGCGCCGTGTCAAGAGTGCGTTCGTCAACCCGCTGGCTGCCATGGGCGCTGGCGCGGTGGCCATCGCCGTCGTCGCCTATTCGGTCCACACCTACCAGCAGTACCGCGCTGCGGAGGCACAGCGCCTTGCACTGGCGGCGCAGAAATCGTCCCAGACCCTGTACGCCGAAGAATTGGCGGCCCGCAGGAATGATGCGGCCTTGCCGGCCCGGTCGGTTGCCGAAATCCTGGCACCGATCCAGGGCATGGGGCTGACCAACGGGGGCTGGCCGCTCACCAAGGCCAGCTGCAACGTGTCCATCGAAAAGCTGCTGGTGTGCACCTTCGAATACGCGCGGCGCCAGCATAGCGCGGCAACCAACAAGACCTTCGTGGATGCCGCCGGGAAGAGCTTCGACAGCATTGAGTTTGCCGGCGACTTGATCAAGGCGACCAAGCAATACAAGTCGGCAGCACTGCTGGCGCAGGGCAAGGTGATCGACGCGGCGCAGGGCCAGCGCGAGGAAACCATCGAGTTCGGTTCTGCGCTGCAACGGCTCGCCATGTTCGGCAAGCCCAAGCTGGAAGAGCACCAGCCCTTTGCGCTGCCAGCCAGCGCCGTGCTCGGGGAGTTGGCAGCACCGCCGATTGGCGCGGCGAATTGGGAGTTCGTCGGGCCGCTGCGCAGCGTGAAGGGGCTGGCGGCCTTCCCCGCGTATGCCACGGTTTCAAGGATTGTGGTGACCTTCAGCGACAAGCCTGCCTACGAACTGCGGCAGTCGCTGGCGATGGTCACCGTGTCCGGCCGGATTTTTTCGAAACCTCACTGA
- a CDS encoding TcpQ domain-containing protein has product MKLPSIIATLLLAAVSAGAYAANDRSYYVTELSPQQKFDVYNDGRNTFLQSIPGLVVGGATADGEFFIVKGVPASIRGFMNGKPITIMRGTPPVPRPAAVEPHNVNAELKRLTDELAALSSKAAATAPGAAPAAAPAARAAVPATGAAAARTPLVLPAGTEPKILSASDVVVYQVTPAQHDLRTVIGHWARLVGWTSVWDIERDIPINMADAKENDFRSAVRRLLAATEFGDLPAKPCFYSNNVIRVVRKTTKCNPNE; this is encoded by the coding sequence ATGAAACTACCATCCATCATCGCCACGCTGCTGCTCGCCGCCGTTTCGGCCGGCGCTTACGCTGCCAACGACCGCAGCTATTACGTCACCGAATTGTCCCCCCAGCAGAAATTCGACGTCTATAACGATGGCCGGAACACCTTCCTGCAATCGATTCCTGGACTGGTCGTGGGCGGCGCGACGGCGGACGGCGAGTTCTTCATCGTCAAAGGCGTGCCGGCTTCGATCCGCGGCTTCATGAATGGGAAGCCGATCACGATCATGCGTGGAACGCCACCGGTGCCGCGGCCGGCGGCGGTCGAGCCGCACAATGTTAACGCCGAACTCAAGCGCCTGACGGACGAGCTGGCGGCCCTGTCGTCGAAGGCGGCGGCCACGGCACCAGGGGCGGCCCCTGCCGCGGCGCCGGCGGCGCGCGCCGCCGTGCCGGCCACAGGTGCCGCGGCGGCCAGAACCCCGCTGGTGCTGCCGGCGGGGACGGAGCCGAAGATCCTGAGCGCCTCCGATGTCGTGGTGTACCAGGTGACCCCGGCCCAACATGATTTGCGGACCGTGATCGGGCATTGGGCAAGGCTGGTGGGCTGGACCTCGGTGTGGGACATCGAGCGTGACATCCCGATCAATATGGCCGATGCCAAGGAAAACGATTTCCGGTCGGCGGTGCGCCGCCTCCTGGCCGCCACCGAATTCGGCGACCTCCCGGCCAAGCCCTGCTTCTACAGCAACAACGTCATCCGTGTCGTGCGTAAAACGACGAAGTGCAATCCGAACGAATAA